One window of the Choristoneura fumiferana chromosome 18, NRCan_CFum_1, whole genome shotgun sequence genome contains the following:
- the LOC141437652 gene encoding snurportin-1-like isoform X2, producing MRRKKQAHYRPNIYVAGFHKAPATYNNVLMLSEWIIEKPIDFNEDWYVVPCPKGVRVLLVAYGGTTKTYTKYGHFRQEFRSALPGGNPCDPTKNRCCVLDCFYSDQNKIMYVLDLLAWNNQPMTDGEMEFRQYWLKSQLTDMPELTTINKKNKMVFQLLPMVPCTPESFNKFMMTCPQFEGDVPKLDGLLFYHKKAHYVSGETPLVGWLFPYMVPEVLGSEITVHEQYMSAKPTGYVNQAEFIQAFEAMLDKKRPKSRRASSAMDTSDSKETEKNNMNEQQTAQEHQTDNPSVVPELMEAEERNCMETVKGNGELDKEHVESVEESMEADKEHMESVEESMEADKEHVESVKESMEADKEHVDSVKEGMEADKEHVESVKESVEVDKEHVKPIKESCMEPAKEHTNQQLTH from the exons atgagacgcaaaaaacag GCGCATTATAGACCTAATATATATGTCGCTGGATTCCATAAGGCCCCTGCCACATACAACAATGTTCTCATGTTATCAGAATGGATTATAGAAAAACCTATTGACTTCAATGAGGACTGGTATGTGGTGCCCTGCCCTAAAGGTGTTAGGGTGCTGCTTGTTGCATATGGG GGTACAACTAAAACTTACACAAAATATGGACACTTTAGACAAGAGTTCAGATCAGCACTGCCTGGTGGCAATCCTTGCGACCCTACCAAGAACCGCTGCTGTGTCCTTGACTGTTTTTACTCCGACCAgaacaaaattatgtatgtactgGACTTGTTGGCTTGGAACAATCAGCCTATGACTGACGGAGAG ATGGAATTTAGACAGTACTGGTTAAAATCTCAACTTACGGATATGCCAGAACTgactacaataaataaaaagaacaaaATGGTATTTCAATTGCTGCCAATGGTCCCTTGCACTCCAGAATCGTTCAATAA gTTCATGATGACGTGCCCGCAATTCGAGGGTGACGTCCCCAAGCTGGATGGTCTCCTGTTCTACCACAAAAAGGCGCATTACGTGTCGGGCGAGACTCCGCTGGTCGGTTGGCTGTTCCCTTACATGGTACCCGAAGTGCTGGGATCTG AAATAACTGTTCACGAGCAGTACATGAGTGCAAAACCAACTGGTTACGTGAACCAGGCTGAGTTCATACAAGCCTTTGAGGCAATGCTGGATAAGAAGAGGCCCAAAAGTCGGCGAGCGAGCAGTGCGATGGACACCAGTGATAGCAAAGAG ACTGAAAAAAACAACATGAACGAACAACAAACAGCTCAAGAGCACCAAACTGATAATCCTTCAGTAGTCCCAGAACTTATGGAAGCTGAAGAAAGAAATTGCATGGAGACTGTTAAAGGAAATGGAGAGCTAGATAAGGAACATGTGGAGTCTGTTGAAGAAAGTATGGAAGCAGACAAGGAACATATGGAGTCTGTTGAAGAAAGTATGGAAGCAGACAAGGAACATGTGGAGTCTGTTAAAGAAAGTATGGAAGCAGACAAAGAACATGTGGATTCTGTTAAAGAAGGTATGGAAGCAGACAAAGAACATGTGGAGTCTGTTAAAGAAAGTGTGGAAGTAGACAAAGAACATGTGAAGCCAATAAAAGAGTCTTGTATGGAACCTGCCAAAGAACATACAAACCAACAACTGACCCACTAA
- the LOC141437652 gene encoding snurportin-1-like isoform X3 has protein sequence MATYEAHYRPNIYVAGFHKAPATYNNVLMLSEWIIEKPIDFNEDWYVVPCPKGVRVLLVAYGGTTKTYTKYGHFRQEFRSALPGGNPCDPTKNRCCVLDCFYSDQNKIMYVLDLLAWNNQPMTDGEMEFRQYWLKSQLTDMPELTTINKKNKMVFQLLPMVPCTPESFNKFMMTCPQFEGDVPKLDGLLFYHKKAHYVSGETPLVGWLFPYMVPEVLGSEITVHEQYMSAKPTGYVNQAEFIQAFEAMLDKKRPKSRRASSAMDTSDSKETEKNNMNEQQTAQEHQTDNPSVVPELMEAEERNCMETVKGNGELDKEHVESVEESMEADKEHMESVEESMEADKEHVESVKESMEADKEHVDSVKEGMEADKEHVESVKESVEVDKEHVKPIKESCMEPAKEHTNQQLTH, from the exons GCGCATTATAGACCTAATATATATGTCGCTGGATTCCATAAGGCCCCTGCCACATACAACAATGTTCTCATGTTATCAGAATGGATTATAGAAAAACCTATTGACTTCAATGAGGACTGGTATGTGGTGCCCTGCCCTAAAGGTGTTAGGGTGCTGCTTGTTGCATATGGG GGTACAACTAAAACTTACACAAAATATGGACACTTTAGACAAGAGTTCAGATCAGCACTGCCTGGTGGCAATCCTTGCGACCCTACCAAGAACCGCTGCTGTGTCCTTGACTGTTTTTACTCCGACCAgaacaaaattatgtatgtactgGACTTGTTGGCTTGGAACAATCAGCCTATGACTGACGGAGAG ATGGAATTTAGACAGTACTGGTTAAAATCTCAACTTACGGATATGCCAGAACTgactacaataaataaaaagaacaaaATGGTATTTCAATTGCTGCCAATGGTCCCTTGCACTCCAGAATCGTTCAATAA gTTCATGATGACGTGCCCGCAATTCGAGGGTGACGTCCCCAAGCTGGATGGTCTCCTGTTCTACCACAAAAAGGCGCATTACGTGTCGGGCGAGACTCCGCTGGTCGGTTGGCTGTTCCCTTACATGGTACCCGAAGTGCTGGGATCTG AAATAACTGTTCACGAGCAGTACATGAGTGCAAAACCAACTGGTTACGTGAACCAGGCTGAGTTCATACAAGCCTTTGAGGCAATGCTGGATAAGAAGAGGCCCAAAAGTCGGCGAGCGAGCAGTGCGATGGACACCAGTGATAGCAAAGAG ACTGAAAAAAACAACATGAACGAACAACAAACAGCTCAAGAGCACCAAACTGATAATCCTTCAGTAGTCCCAGAACTTATGGAAGCTGAAGAAAGAAATTGCATGGAGACTGTTAAAGGAAATGGAGAGCTAGATAAGGAACATGTGGAGTCTGTTGAAGAAAGTATGGAAGCAGACAAGGAACATATGGAGTCTGTTGAAGAAAGTATGGAAGCAGACAAGGAACATGTGGAGTCTGTTAAAGAAAGTATGGAAGCAGACAAAGAACATGTGGATTCTGTTAAAGAAGGTATGGAAGCAGACAAAGAACATGTGGAGTCTGTTAAAGAAAGTGTGGAAGTAGACAAAGAACATGTGAAGCCAATAAAAGAGTCTTGTATGGAACCTGCCAAAGAACATACAAACCAACAACTGACCCACTAA